A segment of the Mauremys mutica isolate MM-2020 ecotype Southern chromosome 7, ASM2049712v1, whole genome shotgun sequence genome:
cggcagcgctttgaagcgctaagtgtagtcaaagcgccagcgctgggagagagctctcccagcgctgtccgtactccacctccctgtggggaataacgtacagcgctgggagctgcgctggggctttgaccacactggcgctttgcagcgctgcaatttgcagcactggagagggtgtgttttcacaccctgctgcagcgctgcaaatttgcaagtgtagccaaggccttagactTTGTTCACAGCCAGATGTGCCAGCATGACTTAACCCTGCTGGGAAAAGAGAGGCATCTTGCCTTTTGGCTCCAACCACCTGGTCACCCTTGATCAGCTCGGTGAGATCAGGACTGTTCTACAATAAGCACCCCCACTGCTCCTGAGCTAGCCGACCAAAGGAGCGGGGTTTGCAGTCTCTTTGACAGGCCTAGCTACCCCAGAGGACTCTGGTGGTTCAgcaaaaaattctgattttgtcATCTTGTGCCATCCATGGTCCCCAGAGGGCAGCCCCTCTGCCTTCCCcatgcccccctccctgctgccacctctcccaCCTTCCTCCCTACAGAACAAGTCCTCTTCTTCTCATGCTCGGATTGTCTCTCTGTCTCACCACCAAGGAAGGGTAACCCTAGGACTTCTAGAGCACCAAGTACCTTAATCCTGCTTCCACCTCAGAGTCCCATttactccctgcccctccccgctaTCCCCTTTTAgcacctctctgctcctgcagGGAGAGCTTTGATGGGAGGTAAAAAGCCCCTGAAAGGCACTGGTGATGCTGGGGCTGCAGGTCCAGACGTTCTTAGTGTATTGTCTGCATGAGTCAGAAGGGGAGGTGAAGTCAGGATCAGCCCCCCAATCCtttaccctccccccccaaattgGAGGCACAGGTTCCTGGATATGTTCAAGGCAAGAGAATCACTGGCAATGTCTGGATTTTTGGTCTGGCTGATCTGCCAGTCCCAGCTGTCCAGGGACGAGGCCAGGTCCCCTCAGACCATGGCCAGGCCCTCGGAGTGGCTGTGGCCATGCGGcgtgctggctgtgctgctgtcGGATTTGTAGCTCTTGGGAGCCTGGCTGGCTTTCAGAAGCACCAGGAACGTGTCTGTGGAGATGGCTCCGAACTCAAAAGTGAAGGTGCCGTAGAAAACAAGGACATTTATGATGAAAATCCACTCGCAAAGGGCGGCCACATGCTGCAGCACAAAACTCTCCTGGACGAAGAACACGCCACCTGGGGGCGCCAGAGTCAAGGAAACCAGCAACCCATAGCAAGAGGCACcagcatctctctccctctccagcgggaggggcaggcagctgcagcaggcagccggGAAAAGGGGGACCGGCAACCacgggcggctctagccattttgctgccccaagcacggcggcatgccacggggggcgctctgccggaccggctccggtggacctcccgcagacgtgcctgcggatgctccaccgaagccgcgggaccagcggaccctccgcagggacgcctgcgtgaggtccaccggagccgcctgccgccctcccggcaatggcagagcgcccccgtggcatgccaccccaagcacgcgcttggcgtgctggggcctggagccgcccctgccggcaactCCCCCAGACATGTGAGGCTGGGCTGAGTCAGTGTGAGATGTACTGAGAGCCTCTATGGGGAACGGAGCATTGCTCCTGGATACAGGGAATTACCTGACCCCAAGTGCTAGGCCTGCCTCCAGCAGGGGTCTggcagcccagggcaggggtaCAGCCCTGAACCCCGTCCagtgccagccccagggcagggataaAGCCCTGAACACCCAAGTGCCAGTCCCACTGCCCCAGGAGAGGTCTGCCAGCCCCAGGGTAAGGGATAaaaccctgaacccccccccccatgccaatCTCTGCCTCAGGAGGGATCTGCCAGCCCAGAGCAAAGTATACAACCCTGAATATCCCCACCCCGTGCAAGTCCCACTGCCCCAGGAGGGGTCTGCCAACAACAGGGCTGATCCTTAGCTTATAGCTgggacccaatcctgctcccactgaaatcagcggCAGAACTCCCATTTTAACgtcagcaggagcagaagcaggcctTAGATTGGATGCAGCTGCTCGTGAGCATGATGAGTAACACAGCCACGGGGATCCTCAACTCCTCacgagcagggcaggggggtcgcTGTGGCTCAGgcagcctgtctctctctctgccccttggTATGTTAGCTATTGCTGGGGCAGCTTACAGAGGTGCTGATCTGGAACGAGAAGCGGCCTTTTGGAGTGAGTTTACAGGGAGCCGTCCCAGCAGGTTGAATATAAACTCatgagctgcagggccaggcccaatGTAAACAGTCTCCAGGGCGGAACAGGGCTCTCATGGATACTGGGGGGTTAATGATCATCCCAGCGTGATCCTCCAGCACAAAGTCTGTTGTCATGAAGGGTGCTTGGTATGCAAGGCGCAAGGGTGGGCCCTGTGCCAAGAGTCCAGAATCTCATCCACTTAAGGGAATACCCATCAGGGCAGGGCCAGCACACCAAGTCCCCATTCTGCCTCTACCACCAtttaccccacccccagctgtcaatcccctccctccccagcaagGACACTCTGCATCTCCTGCCCAGccattttcaaaggagcccatGGGAATCCAGCACTCACATCCCACTGAGTTTCAGGGGCAGCTGGGTGCCCAACACGCCTAGGACTTATTGAAATCTCCAGCCTGTTTCTTGCCCACACTCCTGTATGACAGCCCCTCATTACAACCTACCATCTCCTCTCCTGGGACCCCTTTCCCCTGCCTTGGCCTGGAGCTCGCTGGGGAACCCAGCTCCTTCATTTTAGGACTGTGCACCTCTGCTCTGCATACTACACTCCAAACTGCTTTCCAGCTCCGACTGCCCCAGCCTCATCTttgactacagtaactcctcacttaacattggcccggttaacgttgttttgttgctgatctattaggaaacaagcttgtttaaagttgtgcagtgctcccttataatgtcctttggcagctgcctgctttgtccaccgcttgcaggattctctggaagagcagcccctccttgTGGGGATTAGAATTGGGGGGGccggcagccccccaccccccatcagctcccctaaattccctgtaaggtatgtggctcggcagctgcccagcagcagttcaggtgCCCCCGCACCCACCGGCTGCCGTGCGGCTCCtaccctgccctctgccttggagctgctcctgcctccgcccccgccccccttcatACCCCTTCTCCAcaaaggggaggagagggacagaaaggagggagctTACTGGAAGCTGTTGCTTCCTGTCTGATCTGCTTAAAAGGGCAATGTACTTGAAGTGGGCTctgcatacttaaaggggcaatgtacatctctctctctctcactcactcatgcATGCACcgcccagcactttggaaagtcagcacctgtgcagccCTGCATGTGCTGTCAGGAGAAGGGAGGGGTGTGCTCCAGCTGGATAGCTTGGGCTCATCATCctgttcagtttttgcagggaagTGTTTGAAGCTACTGCCCAGCATCTATCatgtttcctccctcctgcctcagtccatgctgccttgtagagtgtgaggctacattaacagcaGCGTATTAActtttgagggctcagccgatgctggttcatcatttagcagccaggcattccctgggaaagaGCTCACCCTTACTCCACcccctcaaccaagcttcacaatcatcattgctgtgtacaatattaaactgtttgtttaaaattgtttaaaacttatactgtatatgtaataatgtcttttgtctggtgaaaaaatgtCCCTGTaacctaaccccccccatttacatgaatttttatggggaaattggattagcttaacactGTTTCgcataaagtcgcatttttcaagaacataactacgttaagtgaggcgttactgtGCTTATTCCATGGCTTTCCTTTATCCATTCGTCTGTACATGGAAATCTGATGCCTGGTCTGGGCAGATCTACACCATCTTGGAAAATAAAACGGAAGGGCCTTCCCAGAAACTGGATGGAAgttctccctcagttccttctaggACATGCGATCCTAGGGAAATCCCTTACTCTTATCTAGCTGGTTATTTCCTTTGCATTCCTTCCAGCCCCAGCGCAAGCATCCCTCAGAATATCTCCCATGGGCTGCAACTTTTCTCCTAAAGGACCAACCTCTAGGCTGGGAGGGGAGTCAGCCCTGGAGAGCCCTGTCCAGCTCTGGGCTGCGGGCCTCAGTCATGGCGGTTTTATGCCTTTTGGCTGCTGAGGCCACACAGCTATTGGCACTGAACTCGCTGATCAGCCAGCAGGTGGTCACGACTCCAGGTCACTCGCACCAGGGCCTGTGCCCCAGGAGCCCTCTCCAGCTGCTCTTGCTATGTCTctgctctcctctctgccaggtaTTCACAGAGTGCGCCAGCCACCACAGTGCCTGGTGCTGGCTCCAACCCTCCTCTCGTGTTCTTATACGCCCCTGCCTGTTCCTTCAACCCCTGGCATCTCCCTGCTCAGCCACAGTGGTTTCTGTTGCCCTTTCACCATTCTGGAGCTTACTGATGTGGGGCTTGGATCCCAACCTCCCCCTAGGCATTGGGAATGTGTCCCACTTACCCAGCCAACACTCCACTTCACGGCCCCCAGCGTTCAGTATTCTGCATCCCTGCCCTTCATACAAATCCTCCTCTGCACTTCCAGCCCCACATGACGATCACTGAATCCTAGATGCCCACAGCTCACGcctgcctccttcccacccaTCCCATCTATAATAGCTTCTGCAGCCACAGGCTGTCTCCAGCGTGCTGCGTCAGGAAACGCATTACAATCACCACCACCATGCACCCAGCCTGCGCTTCTAAACAACTCTTCTCCTACTCGGCACAGCCGCATCATCAGACTCCCCTCTGAGCTCTTGTTTCTGCACTGGCGTCTCCTGGGCTCCCCTGCCATCCTGCCCAAGGGCTCTCGAGCTGCACAGGACCATCACCTTGGTTCCTATTTTGTCCGTGACCTCAGTCCAAATAACCCTCTGCTGTGTCAGCCCAGACACTGGGGGCCTTTCTTCCGGCTAACACAATATTCCCTTCTTCTCCCCCAGACACCCCTCCTACTGCTCTCTTTATAAACCCCAACGCCTGCTAATTTAGCTGCCCACGAAGGGCCTTAGTTTAACCAACTCCACCTCACCTTTCCCCTCACCGCACGGCTCCCATTCAGTGACCCCGCTGGGTTTGCTCCTCTGTTTGCACAGAACACATTTATagctctgcccagctccctctTTTAAACCTGGATGGTTAGTAAATAACATTGCAGCCGGCTGCCTTATCCAGGGCTGTGGGCTCAAAACACTGCAGCCGCCtgttatttgtgttacagtagcacctaggatcCGTAGGCTCCAGGACCCCCaggcgctaggcgctgtacaaacacagaacccaaagacactccctgcccccaagaacTTACTGTCTGATGGAAAAAAGGTGGTGACTTGGCAGTGGCAAGACCTGAACCTACACTTACAAGGAGCCTGGAGCCTAAATCCAGCCCCTTAGATGCTTGCCCCTGCTACCAGCTAGATTGGAACTCAAGAGGGCTAAGAAAGCTGTGTCCTTGAAAGCTACAAACtgtcagcagcagggccaggtggACCCATGGCAAGGGATGCACTTTCCAGGAGTGCTGAAACAAGCCACCGAATCCCGCTGCCCAAGGGGCGAGCACTATTCCACATCGAGGCTCAAGTCTGCCTTCAGCCCTAAAACCTAGTGTGTGGGCCACCGACTTCTGCCTTCCCTCCACTCAGCAAGCACCAGCCCCCCTCTCCTTCGCTCCAGCTCACCTCAGTCgggagagccttctcctctgcagctgtcTGGAGCACCCTCCCCGGACCACTGCCCCGCCTCGACTCTCCGTCCCATTTCTAATCTCAGCAGCCAAGGTCCTGCTCCCTTGCTCAGGCCCCCTGCTGCTATTATTTCTCCCTGCAATCGGACTAAAGGCTGACCAGCTTTTGGAGGATGGCGTCTGTATAACAGACCCGGTGCTCAGTCCAGGGGGCTGCTCCGAGCAGTGCAGACACCAGTGACGACTTTCCCTAGGTACAGTCTGAGCCATCGGATTTGTTGCCCAGCCCGCAGAGCTGCCAGCACTGGCAATTCGTTTTCACACACCCCAGCTGCACATTTCTTACCCACATGCTATTGCCAAGGAAAGGATACTGAAGACAAGGGTGATGAAGGCCAGAGCGGAGAGGATGCTGCGCAAGTGACCGGTCCAGTAGTGGCCCCTGGTTTTCGCCATGCGGTAAGTGAGAACCGACTGCAGGAACACAAAGAGCATGCTGGTAGGAAATGCCACACCTGCGCCAATGTAATGCAGCACCTTGGCATAGTCCACCTGGGAGACAGAAACAACCAGGtcagggcacacagagccccactcCGCTCCGTCGCCCAGACGCTACAGTTCCCAGCACTCTGGCCTTCCTCTTTCTAACCCTAGAGTTTGGGTTCTAGCCCCTAATCAGatttctgtctctcacacacacccctctctggCTTGGGGTGCCCTACATCAGATGTCACTCGCATGCACCCTTTCTAACCGGAGAGTCAGGATCCCAGGGCCACCATATGAGCAGCTGCATAATTAGAACCTAAGGGGCATCTGGCACCTGATTACAGACACATTCTCCCCCCAACTCTAACGTGAGGCTTAAGGTCTAAACCACCacaaggagggggagggagagctctcccTCTACCTGGGAGCAGGTCTCACACATAGGCAGAGCTGTCTGGGTCCCCACGGTGAGGTCCGAGGATTCCCCAGAGAGCACTTGGAGATGAGTCCAGATTGACAGTGGATTCAGCAGGGGGACATGGAACAGGTCTGGCCAAGTACTGTCCTCTGTCTGGGAAGGGAATCCATGTTTACACGGTTTCAGTGGGTTAGTCTTTGGCGTGGCAGGGCAGCATTCCTGCAGGCAGGGGGCCCCATGCCGCTCGCTGCATGTTCCCAGCTGTTCCCAGGCTGGCTCTATGGCTGCCCAGAAGGCTCAGACACACACAGTGAATTTGGCTGGCTGGCTTGATGCAAGGAGAGAGTTAGTTAGAgcaaggctggggccagggtcGGGGCAATGCAGCCAGCTGAGCTGTGCCCTCGGAATACAGCATCCAcagcagcctcctgggcagtgaagCCAGAACCTATCACAcaagggaaaggagagaagcCGGGTGCTCTGGACAGGCGACTGGTTACGAATGGCCCAGCAGCCCAtcgcagagctgggggtgcccaGAGACCTAGAGCCAGCCAGCATCTCCCATGAGGTTTTGAGGGTGGCCAAGGCGAGCCTATTCTTGCCTGTAGGTAAACATCCCCCTCCCTCAGAATGGCCTGATGTGGGCAGAGAAAAGCAGACACCACTAGAAAGCAGAGTCTGCCCAGACATGTTTCCTGGCATCACTTCGGGACGAGCAAATATCCACCCTTGGCGGGCGCTAGAGGGAGAACAAACACATCTGTGATTCATCTGCTTTGCTCTTCTGATGGTGGGAgagccactgccagagcccagagGCTTGGCGCCCCCTCCACGCACAAACCCAGGAGCACCAGTGACATCTGGCTGGGAACTGAAGCTGGGGGGAGAATCTCAGCTAACCCCATGGGAGCCAAGCTAGGTTCCACACAGCCCTCAGGATCTGGGCACCTCGCAATTATTCATCCAACCTCACGGCTCCCTGGAAGACAGGGCAGTGCCATTACCACCacattacagatggagaaactgaggcacgcagaggctaagtgacttgcccaaagtcgtGCACAGAGTCTGGTAGAGCAGGAAACTGAACCCTGGTCCCCTGACTCCAAATCCAGGGGCTCATCCCCCAGGGCCTACATCACCTTTACTTCTCTGACAGGGATTAACCCATtaacctcctccctcctccccctcagacTGGGAACCCTGGCACTGGGTCTTTTGTTTCTGGGGTGCGGGAAAGTTCCTTGCCCCCAGCTAAAGCTCTCCATAGCTCAGCCCAGGGGATAGGGCTCCCCACAGAGCGGGTCGAAGCTGGCCAGTCCATAGCTGGGTTCAGGCGGGACAAGGAAGGGGTTGCCCACTCCAAGAGTTGGGCATGTTGCCTCCACAGCCTTCCTTCCCCGCACCAGGCCCTGGTCTCTGATCCAGGGCATTAGCTGGCACCGCATCCTCAGGCTGATTTTGATGCAGTCTGCCCCCATCGCCTGGAACTCCCGAACGCCTGCCAGTTCACAAGGATGAGCTCGCTTGAACCACGGTGTGAGCGTGCCCAGAAAGCTGAGCACGGAGGACTTAGGGCAGCCTAGCCTCTGGCTGCACACAGACAATGCTGATTCCAGGTAAAGCACTTTACACCCCCACCCAAAGCTGGAGGGAGCAGATCCCATCACACCCAAGCCATGCACCTACGATCCAAGTCACAATTCAGAGCCATTTCCTAGACAGATGCTGAGCGCTCTCGACTCCCATTGGCTCAGctgctcacaggatcaggccctccgGGAGCAGACTGCTTTGCCAAGCGTTTTTCCTTGCGCTGCCAACCGCTCTGCAGTCTGGGTTTCCTTGCACCCACCCCCTGCACTGCCTTATGGCATCAGCTCCCGTGAGTCCAAGCTCACCAGACTCCCACATAGGCAGCAGCCTCCTGCCACGCACCTTCTTGCGCATGCAGAGCAGAGCAAATCCCAAGACCCCGCCCCTGGCTCCCCAGACACTTCAGGGTCCTGCCCGTTACAACCCTTCCTAGGCAACCTCACAGAACTCCTGCCCTACTCATCTGGCATCAGCCTTCTCTGCCTGGTGCAAGAGCCTTCCCCTCTGCAGCTCTTAACATCTGGAAGAGCCATCAGCTGAAGAGAGGCCCTCTCTTTCCTGCCTGCGCCTCTCTCCCTCCACTAGCTTTCAACTCCAGAGTGTGCTGCAGGGAAGCAGATTCTCTGCACGGTCTCTGCCCTCTGATGCCGGATTACACAAGCCCATCAAGCGGGGGGAAGTTGATGAGCACAGTGGGGTAATCCCCGCTGATCTGACAGCTGGAACGGACCTGGTGACGGCATCCACTCATCCAGGTCATCTTATCTGCCCCGTGTCTGATGGAAAAACCTCAGAGTCCAGGACACAGGGGCACTAAATATTGTGTTAGTGACACAATCCGAAGGGAAGGAACCTTGGACTGTGGCTATGAGAACATCCATAGTGCAAAGCAATCCAGCCCAGGGTCGAGGAAGGGGCTGCTCTGGCTTCACACCCACAGAATATCTCTGATGACCCTGTGACAAAGCTGGAAGGAGACATGCCCATAAGTGCCAGGTTACATGTTGGAGCCAGGAGTGCAACCAGGATTTTGCTAAGGAGTGGACCCAGGTGACCTGCCCGACTGCCCCAGATTTGactggcattgtgacctggcacacaggcataggggctggaactaggagtgctggcttccatcacatacagggtttacagcaggggtgggcaaaatctGGGCCACGGTGTagtagggctcaggcaggctgcctgcctgttgcggccccacacagctcccagaagcagccggctgctgctggcacatctctgcggcccctggcgggggtgggcggcagctctgcatgctgcccccgtccccagcaccatcctcacagctcccattggccagaaactggccaatgggagctgcggagcggTGCTTGTGGGCACAGGCAGTGCACGGAGACCCactgccctcctgcccccaacggGCGCGCAGAGATGTGTCAACAGCAGTCAGccgcagccacttctgggagcggtgtggggccacaACAGGCAGGTagtctgcctgagccctgctgcgccgctggccg
Coding sequences within it:
- the LOC123375054 gene encoding transmembrane protein 150A-like isoform X3 — encoded protein: MALSNNHICPVHNWSYNQSCGLDGPISCCTLDHIPLVSKCGTFPPESCFFSLICSLGSFMVMLVGLLRYAHVIECCGPSLLNTLGLAAGWICAAGLTMVGNFQVDYAKVLHYIGAGVAFPTSMLFVFLQSVLTYRMAKTRGHYWTGHLRSILSALAFITLVFSGVFFVQESFVLQHVAALCEWIFIINVLVFYGTFTFEFGAISTDTFLVLLKASQAPKSYKSDSSTASTPHGHSHSEGLAMV
- the LOC123375054 gene encoding transmembrane protein 150A-like isoform X2 produces the protein MVQDQRYAMALSNNHICPVHNWSYNQSCGLDGPISCCTLDHIPLVSKCGTFPPESCFFSLICSLGSFMVMLVGLLRYAHVIECCGPSLLNTLGLAAGWICAAGLTMVGNFQVDYAKVLHYIGAGVAFPTSMLFVFLQSVLTYRMAKTRGHYWTGHLRSILSALAFITLVFSGVFFVQESFVLQHVAALCEWIFIINVLVFYGTFTFEFGAISTDTFLVLLKASQAPKSYKSDSSTASTPHGHSHSEGLAMV
- the LOC123375054 gene encoding transmembrane protein 150A-like isoform X1 → MPAWGILPVTLPAVTITGMWIVYAMALSNNHICPVHNWSYNQSCGLDGPISCCTLDHIPLVSKCGTFPPESCFFSLICSLGSFMVMLVGLLRYAHVIECCGPSLLNTLGLAAGWICAAGLTMVGNFQVDYAKVLHYIGAGVAFPTSMLFVFLQSVLTYRMAKTRGHYWTGHLRSILSALAFITLVFSGVFFVQESFVLQHVAALCEWIFIINVLVFYGTFTFEFGAISTDTFLVLLKASQAPKSYKSDSSTASTPHGHSHSEGLAMV